The Lysobacter gummosus sequence CGGGGCCACACGAAGTGCGCGTAAGCGCTTGTGGCATGGGGAGATAACTGTGGGACTCATCACAAAAAGCCAGCCGGCCTTGGTCGGTGTGGATATCAGCTCGACCGCGGTAAAGTTGCTGCAACTCTCACGAGTGGGCAATCGCTACCGCGTTGAGCATTATGCGGTCGAACCGCTGCCGCCCAATGCGGTGGTGGAAAAGAACATTGTCGAGGTCGAAGCGGTGGGCGAGGCGATCAAACGCGCTGTCGCTCGATCGGGGACCCGCGTGAAGCACGCCGCCGCCGCGGTCGCCGGTTCTTCGGTGATCACCCGCGTCATCGGCATGCCGAGCGATCTCGACGAAGACGAGCTGGAATCGCAGATCGAGCTGGAGGCGGCCAATTACGTGCCGTATCCGATCGACGAGGTGAACCACGACTTCGAAATCCTCGGCCCGATGCCGGGCAGCCCGGACATGGTCCAGGTGCTGCTCGCGGCCTCGCGTTCGGAGAACGTCGAAGTCCGTGCTTCGGCGCTGGAGCTCGGCGGCCTGACCCCCAAGGTCATGGACGTGGAAGCTTTCGCGATCGAGAACGCCTTCGCCCTGCTCGCCGACACGCTCAGCAGTCCGCGCGACGGACTGGTGGCGCTGGTGGACTCCGGCGCGACCATGACCACGCTCAATGTCTTGCGCAACGGCCGCAGCCTGTATCACCGCGAACAGGTGTTCGGCGGCAAGCAGCTGACCGACGAGGTCATGCGCCGGTACGGGCTGAGCTACGAGGAAGCCGGCCTGGCCAAGCGCCAGGGCGGGTTGCCGGAGAGCTATCAGGCCGAGGTGCTCGAGCCGTTCAAGGAAGCGATGGTTCAGCAGGTCAGCCGTCTGCTGCAGTTCTTCTATGCCGGCAGCGAGTTCAACCGCGTCGATCAGATCGTCCTGGCCGGCGGCGGCGCTTCGATTCCGCGCATCGCCGAGATGGTCGAAGAACAGCTCGGCGTACCGACCACCGTGGCCAATCCGCTCGCGCACATGACTCTGGGCCCGCGCGTCCAGGCCCATGCGCTGGCGCAGGACGCACCCGCACTGATGATTGCCTGCGGCCTGGCCCTGAGGAGCTTCGACTGATGGCACGCATCAACCTGCTCCCGTGGCGCGCCGAGCGCCGCAAAGCACGACAGAAGGAATTCGGCGCCATCCTGGCCTTGTCGGCCCTGGCCGCCGCGGCGCTGTCGGTGCTGATCGTTTTCTACTACAGCAGCGAAATCAGCGGCCAGCAGAACCGCAACACCTTCCTGGAAGGGCAGATCGCGGAAGTCGATAAGAAGCTGACCGAGATCGAAGAGCTCGACAAGAAGAAGGCCAAGCTGCTCGCGCGCAAGGAAGTGATCGAGAAACTGCAGTCCAACCGCTCGCAGATGGTGCACCTGTTCGACTCGCTGGTGCGCACCATTCCCGACGGCGCGGTGCTCACCGCGATCAAGCAGGACGCCGAGACGCTGACCCTGGAAGGTCGCGCTCAGTCCAACGCCCGCGTCAGTACCTACATGCGCAACCTCGAGGTCTCTGGCTGGATGAGCAAGCCGGACCTGACCATCATCGAGGCGAAAGATGGTGGTGGTAAGGGTCTGCCGTACGAGTTCAAGCTGACGGTGAAACTGGCCAACCCGAACGCGCCCAAGGACGAGGACGGCGACGGCATTCCGGATGCGCCTGTCGCGGCTCCGGCCGATGCGGCCGCCGCCGCTGCCGGCACCGCGCCCGCGGGCGGTACGGCTCCGGCCGGTTCCGCTCCGGCCGCCGCGCCTGCCGGTGCCGCCGCTCCCGCGGCTGCGCCGACGGCCAAGCCCGGAACCTCACAGCCCGCCGCCGCCCCGGCCAAGCCCGCGCCCGAGGCCGCCAAGCCCGCCGCCACCCCGGCCAAGCCCGCGCCGGCCGCCCCGACCAAGACAGGAGCCGCGTCGTGAGCAGAAAGGCTTCGATGAAGAACTTGGACTTCAACAACATCGGCGGTTGGCCGCGCCAGGCGCAGATCATCTTCTGCGCCGTCGTCGGCATCGTGATCATCGGCCTGGCCTGGTGGCTGTTCGTCAGCGACAAGCGCACCGAGCTGGAAGGCCTGGAGCGCAAGGAAACCGAGCTGCGCGGCACCTTCGAGACCAAGCAGGGCCGAGCCGCCAACCTGGAGCCGCTCAAGCAGCAGCTGACCCAGATGGAACAGCAACTGCAGCAGATGCTGCGCCAGCTGCCCAGCAAGACCGAGATGCCCGACCTGATCGTGGACATCTCCCAGACCGCGCTGGCCACCGGCATCTCCAACGAGCTGTTCCAGCCCGGCGCGGAAGTTCCGAAGGAGTTCTACGCCGAGAAGCCGATCGCGCTGCGCATGGTGGGCACCTACCACCAGTTCGGCGCCTTCGTCAGCGGCGTGGCTTCGCTGCCGCGCGTGGTCATCATGACCATGCACGACATTTCGCTGAAGCCCAAGGGCAGCAACAGCAAGGACGCGCTGGGCGGGATCACCCCGAACAGCCCCCTGGAGCTGGCCGGCACGGTCAAGACCTACCGCTATCTGGATGAAGACGAGATGGCTGCGCAGAGCAAGCCGGAGGACGGTAAGGACGGCAAGGCGGCGCCCGCCGGCGACAAGAAGGAGGGCACCTGACATGCGCGCTTCCTTCGTGCTTAACCGCTCTTCGCTCGCCGCCGCCTGCGCGGTCGGTCTGGCCCTGCTCAGCACCGGCTGCTTCCGCAGCATCACCAGCACGCCCGGCGAGGCGCCCAATCTCGAAAAGTGGGTCGCCGAGATCAAGGCCAAGCCGGCGCCGCCGCTGGATCCGCTGCCGGTCATGCAACAGTTCGAGACCTTCGAGTACGCCGCGCAGGATCTGCGCGATCCGTTCAGCACCGCCTTCACCGACGAGGACACCGGATCGGGTCCGCGTCCGGAGAAGGCGCGACGCAAGCAGCCGCTGGAACAGTTCCCGCTCGATGGTCTCGACATGGTCGGCACCCTCGGACGCGGCAGCGGTATCGTGGCGCTGGTCATGGCGCCCGACAAAGTGACTTATCGTGTTCGACCCGGTGCGTACATGGGGCAGAACGACGGTCGTGTGACCGCCGTGACTGAGGAACGCATCGACTTGGTTGAACTGGTGCCGGATGGCGCAGGCGGTTGGCTGGAACGTCCGGCTTCCGTGGCGCTGGAAGATCAATGATTAGGGGATAGCATGATGATCGTATTCAACGCCAACAACATGCCGTCGGACCGACGCCCCATGGCCTCCGGCACCCGCATGGCCGGGCCCCGCATGGCCGGACTGGTGGTCGGTCTGCTGGCCGGCATCAGCGCCGCGCAAGCGGCGCCGCAGACGGCTCCGACGGCACCCGCCGTCCAGCCGCCGGCCGCGATCGCGGCCGCGCCGGCCGTGGCACCGACGCCGAGCAACGACCCGTCCAAGCAACTACCGGGCACGATTTCGGTCGCCAACATCGACTTCAAGCGCGGCGACGGCGGCTCCGGCAAGCTGATCGTGCGCTTTAGCGGTGAAGGCGCATTGCCCGACATGCGCAGCCAGGGCGCGCAGGTGATGATCAACGTCGGCAACGCGCAACTGCCGGCTTCGTTGCAGCGTCCGCTCAACGTCGCCGACTTCGCCACGCCAGTGCAGCGCATCGACGCGCGCACCAGCGGCACCGGCGCGCAGCTGGTGCTCAACACCAGCGGTGCCTACGACACGATGGCGTACCAGACCGGTCGCGACTACATCGTCGAAGTGGTGCCGCGCACGGCGCAGAGCGGCAATCGCGCGGTAGGCGCGGCGGCCACCGCCGGCGGCGCCAAGCCGGCATCCGGCGCGGCACCGACCTCCGGCAGCATCAGCGCTCCGGCCCCGGTCGCCCGCACTTACGGCGGCCGTCCGGTGACCTTCAACTTCCAGGACGTGCCGGTGCGCACGGTGCTGCAGCTGGTCGCGGAAGAGTCCAACCTCAACATCGTCGCCGCCGATACCGTTCAGGGCAACGTGACCCTGCGCCTGGTCAACGTGCCGTGGGATCAGGCCCTGGACATCGTCCTGCAGGCCAAGGGTCTCGACAAACGCCGCAGCGGCAACGTGGTGTGGGTCGCGCCGCAGGCCGAAGTCGCCAAGTACGAGCAGGATCGCGAAGACGCGCGCATCGCGCTCGACAATCGCGTCGACCTGACTACCGAGTATGTGCAGGTCAACTATCACAATGCCGCGCAGATCTATAAGGCGTTGACCGAGGCCAAGGGCATCGGCAGTGGTGGCAGCGGTGGCGAAACCGCGAACAGTGAAAACGGCTTCCTCTCGCCGCGCGGCCGCTTGGTCGCCGACGAGCGCACCAACACCTTGATGATCAGCGACATTCCGAAGAAAGTCGCGCAGATGAAGGAGTTGATCCGGGTCATCGACCGTCCGGTCGATCAGGTCCTGATCGAAGCCCGCATCGTCATCGCCAACGAAAGCTTCGCCCGCGATCTGGGCGCGC is a genomic window containing:
- a CDS encoding type 4a pilus biogenesis protein PilO; amino-acid sequence: MKNLDFNNIGGWPRQAQIIFCAVVGIVIIGLAWWLFVSDKRTELEGLERKETELRGTFETKQGRAANLEPLKQQLTQMEQQLQQMLRQLPSKTEMPDLIVDISQTALATGISNELFQPGAEVPKEFYAEKPIALRMVGTYHQFGAFVSGVASLPRVVIMTMHDISLKPKGSNSKDALGGITPNSPLELAGTVKTYRYLDEDEMAAQSKPEDGKDGKAAPAGDKKEGT
- a CDS encoding pilus assembly protein PilM, which codes for MGLITKSQPALVGVDISSTAVKLLQLSRVGNRYRVEHYAVEPLPPNAVVEKNIVEVEAVGEAIKRAVARSGTRVKHAAAAVAGSSVITRVIGMPSDLDEDELESQIELEAANYVPYPIDEVNHDFEILGPMPGSPDMVQVLLAASRSENVEVRASALELGGLTPKVMDVEAFAIENAFALLADTLSSPRDGLVALVDSGATMTTLNVLRNGRSLYHREQVFGGKQLTDEVMRRYGLSYEEAGLAKRQGGLPESYQAEVLEPFKEAMVQQVSRLLQFFYAGSEFNRVDQIVLAGGGASIPRIAEMVEEQLGVPTTVANPLAHMTLGPRVQAHALAQDAPALMIACGLALRSFD
- a CDS encoding type IV pilus secretin PilQ, which produces MMIVFNANNMPSDRRPMASGTRMAGPRMAGLVVGLLAGISAAQAAPQTAPTAPAVQPPAAIAAAPAVAPTPSNDPSKQLPGTISVANIDFKRGDGGSGKLIVRFSGEGALPDMRSQGAQVMINVGNAQLPASLQRPLNVADFATPVQRIDARTSGTGAQLVLNTSGAYDTMAYQTGRDYIVEVVPRTAQSGNRAVGAAATAGGAKPASGAAPTSGSISAPAPVARTYGGRPVTFNFQDVPVRTVLQLVAEESNLNIVAADTVQGNVTLRLVNVPWDQALDIVLQAKGLDKRRSGNVVWVAPQAEVAKYEQDREDARIALDNRVDLTTEYVQVNYHNAAQIYKALTEAKGIGSGGSGGETANSENGFLSPRGRLVADERTNTLMISDIPKKVAQMKELIRVIDRPVDQVLIEARIVIANESFARDLGARFGVSGQKGDVITSGTLESINNYRNTAAKNSLITQQANKLTDDARLFDGVDNAKATSLRDQARSLLQTITNPAFLFPASLNTNLPAATSGGALAFTILGKFVNLDMEFSAMQTEGRGEVVSNPRVVTSNQREAVISQGQEVGYVTISPQQGGNSIPIPNVQFKDVLMEMKVNPTITNDGRVFLNMNVKKDEVEGFIDTSIGQVPRIAKRNINTAVLVEDGQTVVIGGVYEFKDRTDLSKVPFLADIPFLGNLFKKKSRSKEKAELLIFVTPKVMKVSQR
- a CDS encoding PilN domain-containing protein — its product is MARINLLPWRAERRKARQKEFGAILALSALAAAALSVLIVFYYSSEISGQQNRNTFLEGQIAEVDKKLTEIEELDKKKAKLLARKEVIEKLQSNRSQMVHLFDSLVRTIPDGAVLTAIKQDAETLTLEGRAQSNARVSTYMRNLEVSGWMSKPDLTIIEAKDGGGKGLPYEFKLTVKLANPNAPKDEDGDGIPDAPVAAPADAAAAAAGTAPAGGTAPAGSAPAAAPAGAAAPAAAPTAKPGTSQPAAAPAKPAPEAAKPAATPAKPAPAAPTKTGAAS
- a CDS encoding pilus assembly protein PilP, with protein sequence MRASFVLNRSSLAAACAVGLALLSTGCFRSITSTPGEAPNLEKWVAEIKAKPAPPLDPLPVMQQFETFEYAAQDLRDPFSTAFTDEDTGSGPRPEKARRKQPLEQFPLDGLDMVGTLGRGSGIVALVMAPDKVTYRVRPGAYMGQNDGRVTAVTEERIDLVELVPDGAGGWLERPASVALEDQ